In a genomic window of Sutcliffiella sp. FSL R7-0096:
- the purM gene encoding phosphoribosylformylglycinamidine cyclo-ligase — protein sequence MANAYKQAGVDIEAGYEAVTRMKKHVARTMRPEVMGGLGGFGGLFDLSAVNVKNPVLVSGTDGVGTKLMLAFQLDKHDTIGVDAVAMCVNDVVVQGAEPLYFLDYIACGKAVPERIEAIVKGIADGCEQAGCALVGGETAEMPGMYEDTEYDLAGFTVGVVEKERLITGENIKPGNVLIGLSSSGIHSNGYSLVRKIVFEKGKLDMNTKYEGLSRPLGEELLTPTKIYVKPILEVLKKFDINGMAHITGGGFIENIPRMLPEGLQAEVDYGTWPIPPIFDLLQEVGELNRKEMFNIFNMGIGMVLAINEEILPEVVRILEANGEKAYLIGRVKEGEGITFGGGEIR from the coding sequence ATGGCAAATGCATACAAGCAAGCGGGTGTAGATATAGAAGCGGGCTATGAAGCCGTAACGCGTATGAAAAAGCATGTGGCTAGAACGATGAGGCCAGAAGTGATGGGGGGCCTAGGCGGATTTGGAGGCCTGTTTGACTTATCGGCAGTGAATGTAAAGAACCCGGTGCTCGTATCCGGTACGGATGGTGTCGGGACGAAACTGATGCTCGCTTTTCAGCTCGACAAGCATGACACCATCGGGGTGGATGCAGTTGCGATGTGTGTCAACGATGTCGTCGTTCAAGGCGCGGAGCCACTATATTTTCTAGATTATATTGCATGCGGCAAAGCGGTGCCGGAACGTATCGAGGCCATCGTGAAAGGAATCGCGGATGGCTGTGAGCAGGCAGGGTGTGCATTGGTCGGCGGTGAAACCGCGGAAATGCCTGGCATGTATGAGGACACGGAGTATGACCTGGCTGGATTTACGGTTGGTGTGGTGGAAAAAGAGCGCCTGATCACCGGTGAAAATATCAAACCAGGAAACGTGCTGATCGGACTGAGCTCAAGCGGGATCCACAGCAACGGCTATTCTTTAGTACGAAAAATTGTGTTCGAAAAAGGTAAACTCGATATGAACACGAAGTACGAAGGATTAAGCCGCCCACTTGGCGAAGAGCTACTGACTCCGACGAAAATCTATGTAAAACCGATCCTTGAAGTCCTGAAAAAATTCGACATCAACGGAATGGCCCATATCACTGGCGGCGGATTTATCGAAAATATCCCGCGCATGCTTCCTGAAGGCCTGCAAGCAGAGGTGGATTATGGTACATGGCCGATCCCACCGATCTTTGATCTTTTGCAAGAGGTGGGCGAGCTGAACCGCAAGGAAATGTTCAATATTTTCAACATGGGAATCGGCATGGTGCTTGCGATCAACGAAGAGATTTTACCGGAAGTGGTACGTATCCTGGAAGCGAACGGGGAGAAGGCTTACCTGATTGGCCGCGTCAAAGAGGGAGAAGGAATCACGTTTGGCGGAGGAGAAATCCGATGA
- the purN gene encoding phosphoribosylglycinamide formyltransferase, whose amino-acid sequence MTTRIAIFASGSGSNFQALTDACRSGELDATPALLVCDRPGAYVVERATAADIPYFAFAPKSYKHKEEFEEHILQELSRYEVDFIVLAGYMRLIGPTLLSGYKGRIVNIHPSLLPAFPGLDAVGQALEYGVKLTGVTIHFVDEGMDTGPIIAQQAIELGADDTRETLEKKIHQVEHTFYPKTLQQLFSVKGEAAIR is encoded by the coding sequence ATGACAACGAGGATTGCTATTTTCGCATCAGGGAGCGGTTCTAATTTTCAAGCGTTAACGGATGCTTGTCGATCTGGAGAACTGGATGCCACTCCTGCATTGCTTGTCTGTGACAGACCCGGTGCATACGTGGTAGAACGTGCGACGGCAGCAGACATTCCTTACTTTGCATTTGCACCAAAAAGCTACAAGCATAAAGAGGAGTTTGAAGAGCACATCCTTCAGGAGCTAAGTAGATATGAAGTCGACTTTATCGTCTTGGCAGGTTATATGCGCCTGATTGGCCCGACTTTGTTGAGTGGGTATAAAGGCAGGATCGTCAATATCCATCCATCCCTTTTGCCGGCATTCCCTGGCCTTGATGCGGTGGGTCAAGCGCTTGAGTATGGTGTTAAACTGACAGGGGTGACGATCCATTTTGTCGATGAAGGCATGGATACAGGACCGATCATCGCTCAACAGGCAATCGAGCTCGGAGCGGACGACACCCGAGAAACATTAGAAAAGAAAATCCATCAAGTGGAACATACATTTTACCCAAAAACCCTACAACAACTTTTTTCAGTCAAAGGAGAGGCAGCGATACGATGA